From the Sphingomonas phyllosphaerae 5.2 genome, one window contains:
- the hemW gene encoding radical SAM family heme chaperone HemW — MRATMAIIDLATPAAAAADSSADAAALRDRAARADAPLALYIHWPFCVSKCPYCDFNSHVRATVDEARWHDALLADLAHEVALLPGRRLGSIFFGGGTPSLMPPATVAALIDAATAAWAPVGDVEITLEANPSSVEAARFADIAAAGVNRVSLGLQALDDDALRFLGRAHDVTEGLGALAVAQKAFARVSFDLIYARPGQSPAHWDAELARALSFGTEHLSLYQLTIEPGTRFATEAAAGRLAIPDGDDAADLFELTRARTAAAGLPAYEISNHARPGAESRHNLAYWRYRDYAGVGPGAHGRRDHLATFRRRKPENWLAAVARNGHGLESEEPLDARTRVSEALLMGLRLAEGVDVEAIAAAGGARVEEIVDLRAVASLPELIVCEGPRLRVTDAGMILLDAILPKVVR, encoded by the coding sequence ATGCGCGCGACCATGGCCATCATCGACCTCGCCACTCCCGCCGCCGCCGCCGCCGACAGCAGCGCGGATGCCGCCGCCTTGCGTGACCGCGCAGCGCGCGCCGATGCACCGCTAGCGCTGTACATTCATTGGCCGTTCTGCGTCTCCAAGTGCCCGTATTGCGATTTCAACAGCCACGTCCGCGCCACCGTGGACGAGGCGCGATGGCATGATGCGCTGCTCGCCGACCTCGCGCACGAGGTGGCGCTGCTACCTGGACGGCGGCTGGGATCGATCTTCTTCGGCGGCGGTACGCCCTCGCTGATGCCGCCCGCTACCGTGGCTGCACTGATCGACGCCGCCACCGCGGCCTGGGCGCCGGTCGGCGATGTCGAGATCACATTGGAGGCCAATCCTTCGTCGGTCGAGGCGGCGCGCTTCGCCGATATCGCCGCCGCGGGCGTCAATCGCGTGTCGCTGGGGTTGCAGGCGCTCGACGACGACGCGTTGCGCTTCCTCGGCCGCGCGCACGATGTGACAGAAGGTCTCGGCGCGCTCGCGGTCGCGCAAAAGGCGTTCGCGCGCGTCAGCTTCGACCTGATCTACGCGCGCCCCGGCCAGTCGCCCGCGCATTGGGATGCGGAGCTCGCGCGCGCCTTGTCGTTCGGAACCGAGCATCTGTCGCTCTATCAGCTGACGATCGAGCCCGGCACGCGCTTCGCGACCGAGGCGGCGGCGGGGCGACTGGCGATCCCCGACGGCGACGACGCCGCGGACCTGTTCGAGCTGACCCGCGCGCGCACCGCCGCCGCCGGCTTGCCCGCTTATGAGATCTCCAACCACGCGCGTCCGGGCGCGGAAAGCCGCCACAACCTCGCTTACTGGCGCTACCGCGATTATGCCGGCGTCGGTCCCGGCGCGCATGGACGACGCGACCATCTCGCTACCTTTCGTCGCCGCAAGCCGGAGAACTGGCTCGCCGCGGTCGCGCGCAACGGCCACGGGCTGGAAAGCGAGGAGCCGCTGGACGCCCGAACGCGTGTCAGCGAGGCGCTGCTGATGGGGCTGCGGCTTGCCGAGGGCGTCGACGTCGAGGCGATCGCGGCCGCGGGAGGCGCGCGCGTCGAGGAGATCGTCGACCTGCGCGCGGTCGCCTCGCTACCCGAACTGATCGTCTGCGAAGGCCCGCGGCTGCGCGTCACCGATGCGGGCATGATCCTGCTCGACGCGATCCTGCCGAAGGTGGTGCGATAG
- a CDS encoding Gfo/Idh/MocA family protein codes for MARVEPLKLGMVGGGEGAFIGAVHRMAAGIDGDWRLVAGAFSTDDGRNRRTGDLLGLDARRVYDSLDAMLAAERALPADERIDAVAIVTPNHLHAPMSIAALEAGFHVVCEKPMSLNLDEARAIAAAAERSGRHYALAFTYSGYPLIEEARARVARGDFGAIRLVQVEYSQGWLSSALDREGNRQAEWRTDPARAGLGGCLGDIGTHAFQLAEHVGGVRVEALCADLTTHVPGRRLDDDVSVLLRFEGGARGVLKATQVAAGDENGLRLRIHGEKGGLDWAQMEPNTLTLRWLDRPAEIVRTGGPGLADTTMARVRTPAGHPEGYIEAFANLYRAVAATIRGGDAVAARGSAAWFPGAGDGVRTMAFVEAVVANATSGEKWSGLAD; via the coding sequence ATGGCGCGGGTAGAACCACTTAAGCTCGGCATGGTCGGCGGCGGAGAAGGCGCGTTCATCGGTGCGGTGCACCGGATGGCAGCCGGCATCGACGGCGACTGGCGGCTGGTTGCGGGCGCGTTCAGCACCGACGACGGCCGCAACCGGCGCACCGGCGACCTGCTGGGGCTGGACGCGCGCCGCGTCTATGATTCGCTCGATGCGATGCTGGCCGCGGAGCGTGCGCTGCCGGCGGACGAACGCATCGACGCGGTGGCGATCGTCACGCCGAATCACCTGCATGCGCCGATGTCGATCGCCGCGCTGGAGGCAGGCTTCCACGTCGTGTGCGAGAAGCCGATGTCGCTGAACCTCGACGAAGCGCGCGCGATCGCAGCGGCGGCTGAGCGTAGCGGGCGGCATTATGCGCTGGCGTTCACCTACAGCGGCTATCCGCTGATCGAGGAAGCGCGCGCGCGGGTGGCGCGCGGCGACTTCGGCGCGATCCGGCTGGTGCAGGTGGAATATTCGCAGGGCTGGCTCAGCAGCGCGCTGGACCGTGAGGGCAACCGGCAGGCGGAATGGCGCACCGATCCGGCGCGCGCCGGGCTCGGCGGTTGCCTGGGCGATATCGGCACCCACGCCTTCCAGCTTGCCGAGCATGTCGGCGGGGTCAGGGTGGAGGCACTGTGCGCCGACCTGACCACGCATGTGCCGGGGCGGCGGCTGGACGACGACGTCAGCGTGCTGCTGCGCTTCGAAGGCGGCGCGCGCGGCGTGCTGAAGGCGACGCAGGTCGCGGCCGGCGACGAGAACGGCTTGCGGTTGCGCATCCACGGCGAGAAGGGCGGGCTGGACTGGGCGCAGATGGAGCCCAACACGCTGACGCTGCGGTGGCTGGATCGCCCTGCCGAGATAGTGCGCACCGGCGGGCCGGGGCTTGCCGACACGACGATGGCGCGGGTGCGGACGCCGGCCGGGCATCCGGAGGGGTATATCGAGGCGTTCGCCAATCTCTATCGCGCGGTTGCGGCGACGATCCGCGGCGGTGATGCGGTGGCGGCGCGTGGCAGTGCGGCGTGGTTTCCGGGTGCCGGGGACGGCGTGCGGACGATGGCGTTCGTCGAGGCGGTGGTCGCGAATGCGACGTCCGGCGAGAAGTGGAGCGGTCTGGCGGATTAA
- a CDS encoding c-type cytochrome, which yields MKLIAGLVAAPIAATVALALSAPAPAQQSGPQAFAACKACHTLNKGGRNGIGPNLSGLFTRPPASAPGFNYSAALKKAQIKWDDKSLNEFLAAPQKKVPGTRMPIATPDPAKRAAIIAYLKAETVK from the coding sequence ATGAAATTGATCGCCGGGCTGGTTGCAGCCCCGATCGCCGCTACGGTGGCGCTGGCCCTGTCGGCTCCCGCCCCCGCGCAGCAGAGCGGACCGCAGGCATTCGCCGCCTGCAAGGCATGCCACACGCTGAACAAGGGCGGTCGCAACGGCATCGGCCCGAACCTGAGCGGCCTGTTCACGCGTCCCCCCGCATCCGCGCCGGGCTTCAACTATTCGGCGGCGCTCAAGAAGGCGCAGATCAAGTGGGACGACAAGTCGCTCAACGAATTCCTTGCCGCCCCGCAGAAGAAGGTGCCCGGCACGCGGATGCCGATCGCCACGCCTGATCCTGCCAAGCGCGCCGCGATCATCGCCTATCTCAAGGCCGAGACCGTAAAGTGA
- a CDS encoding sugar phosphate isomerase/epimerase family protein — MRGPGVFLAQFMGDAAPFDTLDTAARWMAEAGYEGVQLPSGDARCMDLARAAESQDYADELVGRCREAGVAITELSTHLQGQLVAVHPAYDAAFDVFAPKELRGKPAARQEWAVEQLKLAAKASRRLGLDAHATFSGAFAWPFVYPWPQRPAGMVEEAFGELGKRWRPILDAFENEGVDLCFELHPGEDLHDGTTFERFLDAVGGHKRANILYDPSHFVLQAMDYLQFIDFYHDRIRMFHVKDAEFNPTGKAGVYGSYSDWIDRPGRFRSLGDGQVDFGAIFSKLTQYGYRGWAVLEWECCLKNAEDGAREGAPFIAAHMIRRPERAFDDFAGGFDPSANRRLLGLD, encoded by the coding sequence ATGCGTGGTCCGGGCGTCTTCCTGGCGCAGTTCATGGGTGACGCCGCGCCGTTCGACACGCTCGACACGGCAGCGCGCTGGATGGCGGAGGCCGGCTACGAAGGGGTGCAGCTTCCCAGCGGTGATGCGCGTTGCATGGATCTCGCGCGCGCCGCCGAGAGCCAGGATTACGCTGACGAGCTGGTCGGGCGCTGCCGCGAGGCCGGTGTCGCGATCACCGAATTGTCGACGCATCTGCAAGGCCAGCTGGTCGCGGTGCATCCGGCCTATGACGCCGCGTTCGACGTGTTCGCGCCGAAGGAACTCCGCGGCAAGCCCGCCGCACGGCAGGAATGGGCGGTCGAACAGCTCAAGCTCGCCGCAAAGGCCAGCCGCCGGCTCGGGCTCGACGCGCATGCGACCTTCTCGGGCGCGTTCGCGTGGCCGTTCGTCTATCCGTGGCCGCAACGCCCCGCCGGCATGGTCGAGGAAGCGTTCGGCGAGCTCGGCAAGCGCTGGCGCCCGATCCTCGATGCGTTCGAGAACGAGGGCGTCGACCTCTGCTTCGAGCTGCATCCCGGCGAGGATCTGCACGACGGTACCACGTTCGAGCGGTTCCTTGATGCGGTCGGCGGGCACAAGCGCGCCAATATCCTCTACGATCCCAGCCATTTCGTGTTGCAGGCGATGGATTATCTCCAGTTCATCGACTTCTATCACGACCGCATCCGCATGTTCCACGTCAAGGACGCCGAGTTCAACCCGACCGGCAAGGCGGGCGTCTACGGCAGCTATTCGGACTGGATCGATCGTCCGGGCCGTTTCCGCTCGCTCGGCGACGGGCAGGTCGATTTCGGCGCCATCTTCTCGAAGCTGACGCAATACGGGTATCGCGGCTGGGCGGTGCTCGAATGGGAATGCTGCCTGAAGAACGCCGAGGATGGCGCGCGCGAGGGTGCGCCGTTCATCGCCGCGCACATGATCCGTCGTCCCGAGCGCGCATTCGACGATTTTGCGGGCGGGTTCGATCCGTCGGCGAACCGACGGTTGCTTGGGCTCGATTGA
- a CDS encoding MFS transporter, producing MQAEAAFTGQHRSRLFWLSVLALTTAAVSASLRAAIASSLKAQWIDPIAPVEAGELIGAALGSAFLGFAITLFVASALLDKIGAKRIVIGSGVCFILGTALIVGAGAIASGMTIYSLVWLGMMLSGIGWGLAESSINPLTARLYPDETTHRLNVLHAWYPGGLIIGGLAGVFLANVLPWQAIMALVFLPAIGVVVIGATTTFPPAPAAVEGESFGTMIGEVFRRPSFFVWFGAMFLTASSELAPGQWLDVALTNRVGMRGILLLVYVSALMFVFRHFAGRLAGKLSNPGLLWISSLLAAIGLFMLSRAQSPVAALVASTVWGLGVCAMWPTMLASVAERYPRGGAWALGLVGSAGALASFFVLPALGGMFDEAKVRLAGGPEAFRQLTGEALRQVEDAAASQSFAKLALVPIVLLVVFGLVWLSERRRRTPVTAA from the coding sequence GTGCAGGCTGAGGCAGCGTTCACGGGACAGCATCGTTCCCGATTGTTCTGGCTGAGCGTCCTGGCGCTGACCACCGCGGCGGTCAGCGCGTCGCTGCGGGCGGCGATCGCCAGCAGCCTGAAGGCGCAGTGGATCGATCCGATCGCGCCGGTCGAGGCGGGCGAGCTGATCGGCGCGGCGCTCGGCTCGGCGTTCCTCGGCTTCGCCATCACCCTGTTCGTCGCCAGCGCACTGCTCGACAAGATCGGCGCCAAGCGGATCGTGATCGGCTCGGGCGTGTGCTTCATCCTCGGTACGGCGTTGATCGTCGGCGCGGGCGCGATCGCATCGGGCATGACGATCTATTCGCTCGTCTGGCTGGGCATGATGCTCAGCGGGATCGGCTGGGGCCTGGCCGAATCGTCGATCAACCCGCTGACCGCGCGCCTGTATCCGGACGAGACCACCCACCGCCTCAACGTGCTGCACGCCTGGTATCCCGGCGGGCTCATCATCGGCGGACTGGCGGGCGTATTCCTCGCCAACGTCCTGCCGTGGCAGGCGATCATGGCGCTGGTGTTCCTGCCGGCGATCGGCGTCGTCGTGATCGGCGCCACCACCACCTTCCCGCCCGCCCCCGCCGCGGTCGAGGGCGAGAGCTTCGGCACGATGATCGGCGAGGTGTTCCGTCGCCCCAGCTTCTTCGTCTGGTTCGGCGCGATGTTCCTCACCGCCTCGTCCGAGCTGGCACCCGGCCAGTGGCTCGACGTCGCGCTCACCAACCGCGTCGGAATGCGCGGTATCCTGCTGCTGGTCTATGTCAGCGCGTTGATGTTCGTCTTCCGCCACTTCGCGGGCCGGCTGGCGGGCAAGCTCTCCAACCCGGGCCTGCTGTGGATCTCCAGCCTGCTCGCCGCGATCGGGCTGTTCATGCTGTCGCGCGCGCAGTCGCCGGTCGCGGCGCTCGTCGCCTCGACCGTCTGGGGTCTGGGCGTGTGTGCGATGTGGCCGACGATGCTCGCCTCGGTCGCGGAGCGCTATCCGCGCGGCGGCGCCTGGGCGCTCGGGCTGGTCGGCTCGGCTGGTGCGCTCGCCAGCTTCTTCGTGCTTCCCGCGCTGGGCGGCATGTTCGACGAGGCCAAGGTGCGGCTCGCCGGCGGGCCGGAGGCGTTCAGGCAGTTGACCGGCGAAGCGTTGCGCCAGGTCGAGGACGCCGCCGCATCGCAATCGTTCGCGAAGCTGGCGCTGGTGCCGATCGTGCTGCTGGTCGTCTTCGGGCTGGTCTGGCTGTCGGAACGTCGCCGCCGTACCCCGGTCACCGCCGCATGA